The stretch of DNA tgaaaatagatagcaacttacgagttcggtacaacgggcaggtagggacgcgcaacgtataataagactgtcaagtgtttactatcgtctcatgacgcattaCATTGTCCCtgtctgtccgttgtatcggactcgtaagtagcaaactattttcaattataactcgaaaactaagctttggacaaaattttgtaaaaggaaaaatcgtctaaGAATTCACTCAAGAATATgacattgcaaggacatcaggttattttaaATCACCCAGTATATTGTTggggcaaaaaaaaaaaattcttgtagGCGAATGTAgcaaaaaaatagcaaaaaattataatataattcatagTTTGTTCCGACATACGTATACCCTATTATTATGACTTCGGTAGCTTAAGCTTAAGCCATCTAGCTCTTCGTAACTTTGTAATCGTTGGAGCCAAAAATTATTCttgcaagaaaaatgtaacaaaaaatagcaaaaaaaataatggtataatttattatgtgttCTGACATACGtacatgttatttttacaataaattcgGTTGCTGAAGCTTGACATCTAGCTTTTCGTAACTTTTTAACCGTTGGAGCAAAAAAATCATTCTAGTAGGCAAAATGcagcaaaaaatatcaaaagaattCTGGTTAGGTCAAGGTTCTGGGTAGGTAAAGTAACGGGATTTACTCCTGATAAGGGGGCAGAGACATGTGAGCGAACCAATACACGACAAGCTATCTCGAGCTTCCCGCAAGGATGGCTGAACCGCACGGTCATTTGGGCTTAGCAAACCTACGGACCTAAGCTCACACATTGCggttatacacacacatatacactaGCGTACATAcacattatacatacatacaacaCACAGTGATCAGTACCATACAAAATTTATCACCACCCCCACCAGACTCAGATGGCTGTAAGAAGGGAGATCTCTCGGTCCCACAACactactctctctctctctactacACATCTACTCTACTCTATTATTCCGACAATTAATAACTAAACAAAATGAGAAAAACTTGCGCCTTAAAAAACTGTTGGAACaataatagtataaaactttcttttcacaaatattaaaattaaaactgtgaTAGATCatacaatgtataaatataaatatgtaaagataTCCCAGACAACACTTTGACGCCTGAAAGACATCCAAAAATCGCTAAGACGTCTCACGAAACTGTCAGAAAGACGTCTCATGTCACGTGTGTGGTTAGCCCAgcacttttcaaattttacatttttctcaattttgcTGAATCGTGCTATGTCAGTGCCGATTTGTGCCGTAAATGCGAAATCGATAACTCAAACCACacggtaaaaaattaaaaaaaaaatcaaatttgtaCCAGGGCGAAACCCTTTCTCCTATTGAAGAAGAACGAGAAGAGAAGTGGATCGGGCGGAGGATCGGGAAGGGGCGCGGGAGAAGGTGCGAAGCCCCATCCCCGCCTTTGActcagcaaaataaaattaaaataaaagtttcaagTTTCTAAATTTGAAAGCCGGAGCCCCGTTAGCCGTCGCGATGTTCTCGACGTTGCCCGATTCTTATTACATGAATGTGGGCTCGGCACATGAACGGCGTACGGGTCTTTTGAgaatctcgttttttttttttttttttttttttacaacgtTCTGTTTTCATTCATCGTCGCTGCTgctactgctgctgctgctcacATCACTAGTCGAGGACGTGCCGTCGATCTCGTCGTCGTGGTCGTCATCGGATGGTGGTGGTTCCGTACCACCGCTTGTCGCATCGTCCTCGAGTGGtcatatcatatattttctcGCGACGTGATCCGCGCAACACTCTACTTCCATATCTTCTGGGAAGTCTGTTATTTGCATAGGGCGCGACATCGCGATCGGGACGTGAACAGCGTGCGATGTGGAGCAAGGTACGCACAGTGTGTAGCGTCACGGCAAGGTACAGTACAGTATACGATGTGCACGTGGTGCACTCAGCGATCCAGTCGCTCTGCAAAACTACCGAAATAAATAAGCAGTCTCTCTCAAGGGTAGTCTCTCGTCCGATATAAATCTGCAGACAGGCAGGCAGGTATACGCGGATATTCAATCACGTTTATTCGTATTCCAACTTTAGGTGCGAGGTGTTATCCGATTGGTGAGTATCTTTATCAGGACAAGCAAGGGTTGGGTCAAGGTCCTCCGCGATGGCACGCCACCTTGACGCAGTGCAGAGGCTCCCATAGCCGAATCCTTAGAGTCGCAAAACTCCGGGATGAAGGCATGGATCTAAGAGCATGCCTAGGAGAAGGAAAACTTTGAAACAAACCTGGCAGTCTGGCCCGTTAGTCGTGGGAAAACACGGCACCAGACTAGAGGAGTCAacctcgataaaaaaaaaaaaaaaaaaaaaaaaaaaaatccgggCGGGTCGGCTCGATTGTCTTTAAATAGATCTTCGGCCCAGAAAAAGGCCTGTTAACCTCATAAGCAGGGAATTTGTTGACCCCTCGGGCGGCCAGGCTCGTTAGCTCAGTGGAGCAGCTGGTCTAGAGGAAAGAAAATCTCGAAAAAATCTATGGAGATGAAAAACTTATAATCAAACCTGAGACTTGGTTGATctcgttagcacgccggtgcTCCGGCACAGCGATCTGGGGGAGGGACAGCCCTGAGCACAAACTCGGGGAACCGGCCCAGTCAGTCTTGTCAAGCGTACCAAAGTttcattgctttttttttttttttaaagggtATAAATGGTCAGATTAAATAGGAAAGTAGTGGAGCTGTCTTGGGGCAGCAAGTTAAATGATAGGTTGTGAAATGAAGTATCCCGAGTTCAAAACTCGGTCGGCTTCTAAATTTCTCAACGTTTTACAATTTAGAGCAAGAGATAAGATTCAAAGTAAAAATCCAGAATTAAAAATCCAGTGTCAGGTCCAGATGTCACCCTGGCGACGGTTAAAGTTATTAAGTTGCGcccgatttttcaaaaaattaattttttttttttttttttttttttgcgatattttgGGAATAAATTCTCGTTCTATTCATTGTCGTCTTAATCGCTACAAATGATCAGATTAAATAGGAAAGTAGTGGAGCTGTCGTGGGGCAGTAAGTTAAGCAATAGGTTAGTGAAACGAAAGATCCAGATTTCAAAACTCGGTCGACTACTAAATTTCTCAACGTTTTACACTTGAGAGCAAaagataagattaaaaaaaaaaaaaaaaatcaaaatccaGAATTAAAAATCCCAGTACTTGCTTCGGCAGTACATATACTAAAATTGGAACGATACAGAGTAGATTAGCATGGCCCCTGCGCAAGGATGACACGCAAAATCGTGAAGCGTTCCACATTTTTAGAAAGGAACCTGAGAGGAGAGGATAGACTTCAAGAGAATTCGGAGGAAGGAGAGGAGAGGCCCTGGAAAGAATTCGCGCGGAACATCATGATCCAGGTGGGAACCATGATATCCGCACGATTCGAGGCGCTGGAAAGCCGACTGATGCCTGAGCAGCTCATACGACCACCCTTGGCCGCTAGGAGCTCTGGCAACCAGGACCCTCAACCTACTCATCCCCCAGTATCAGGGGAGCGGGGAACTGGGAAAAGGAAGAAGCCGACCATCACGGAAAACATCAAGGTGAAGCAACCCATAGTTGTTGTACGTGGCGAGGGCAAAGGAAGCAACACAGGAGAAGCCTGGACCGAGGTTGTGAGGTCTAAAAAAGGCAAAAAGAACAAGAACATGCAAAAGACGAACGAAGCAGACAGTCGGAAGCCAACAAGACCTGAAAAGTCGAAGCAGGTACaggaaaagaagaaggagaagagGACGAGTCGGAACGGTGTGCAAACACGCAGAAGAGCACCCAGGACGGCTGCAGTCGCCATCAAAAGCAGGAACCCCCAGTGCTCCTACGCGGAAATCCTGACTGAGGCCCGAAACAAGGTCTCATTGACGGATTTGGGAATTGAGCGATTCAAAGTCCGCAAGGCCGCCAATGGGGGTATCGTAATAGAGATTCCTGGAGCTGATGGAGCCAAAAAAGCGGATGCCCTTGCTGGAAAGCTCCTAGAAGCCTTTGAAGGAAGAAGGGAAGGAGAGGAAGTATCCATCTCCCGCCCTACTGTCAAAGGAGAAATCCGTATGATAGGGCTGGATGACACAGTCAATACCGCCGAGATCAAGAAGGTTGTGGCAGACATAGGCGGATGCAAGATGGATGAAGTCCGTACCGGCCAGATACGTCCCATGACTAATGGGATGGGGCTGGCCTGGATACAATGCCCCCTAGCGGCTGCCGTCAAAGTGGGCAATATGAAGAAGCTCAGGCTTGGGTGGACCACGATCAAGGTAGAATTAGTACGCCAGCGTCCAGTACAATGCTACAAATGCTGGAGGTTCGGACACCTGAAAGCGACCTGCCCCTCTGACGAAGACAGAAACGACAGGTGTTACAGATGTGGTGAGACAGGCCACAATGCTACGGAGTGCAACAAGAGTCTGCACTGTCTACTTTGTGCCTCTCAGAAAAAAGACAGCGGACATCGAATGGGCTCTGGACAATGCGACGCGCACAAGACCCTGATCCAAGGTAGGAAAAAGGTACCACGGCTCGGGTACCTGGAAAGCGGGGATCCAGCACGGGGGGCTGTTGAGATGGAGGTAGACAATGGATCTTAAAGTCCTCCAAATCAACACAAACCATTGCAGGCAAGCACACGACCTGCTAGTGCAAAACATTGCCGAGCTGGAAGTGGGGATCGCGGTGGTGTCCGAGCCCTACTGTATTCCTGACTCCTCGTTCTGGCATGGCAGCAAGGATGGCAGAGCTGCTATCTATTGGAGCCGAGACCGCCTCCAGCACGGATGCAGCCTATTTAGGATAGGAGACAACTTCGTGGCAATCTCTTGCGGAGACATTAAAATCGTCTCATGCTACATCCCCCCTGAGAAAGGAGAGGATCGCGCTGTCACTTTCCGCCGGGCCCTGTATGGGCTGGAAGAAGTTGTCCGGGCCGCTGGCCCCAGAGTAATACTGTGCGGGGACTTTAACGCAAGATCTGAATGCTGGGGATCCCAAATCACGAACTGGAGGGGCCGTGCCCTCGTGAACTGGGCTCGCAACATAGGGTTGCGAATTGCAAACGTAGGAAATGCACCCACATGTGAGAGACCACAAGGCTCCTCAATCGTGGACCTGACCTGGACCACAGAGGAACTAACCACGAGAATCACGAACTGGAGAGTCGCAACGGAAATTGAGACCTTTTCCGACCACCTTGGGATCATTTTCTCCGTTAGCaggaggaaaaagaagaaacgagGCTCTTGCCGCTCAGGCCGCAAACCCGGCTGGAAGACACACCGCGCTGGAACCAGCAGAAAATGGATGTCGACATTTTCAGAGCATCCCTAGTGTGGAGCAATATGGTAGGTTCAGGAGGACTGACATCCGCTGAAGATCATGCTGCCTGGATAGACAGCGTGATGAAGGAAGCGTGCGATTCCTCAATGCCCAGGTCCCAGAAAAAGAGCCCGAATCGCGTGATGTATTGGTGGAACCCAGAGATAGCGGAACTGCGCAGGAACAGCGTCCGAGCCAGGAGATGTTGGTCTCGAATCAAAAGAAGACAGGCGCTGACAGAGGAAGACCTCTCTGGACCGATCAGACAGCACGAATCTGCGTATAAAGAAGCTAGACATCGGCTCAAAGTATCGATTATAAAGGCCAAATCGAAGGCCTGGCGCGATCTAATCGGCGAGATTGATGGGAACCCCTGGGGCCTGCCCTACAGGTTGGTGATGAACCGATTGCGAAGGTCTGGCACCGGTCTCACCGAGACCCTGAGCAGAGAGGACCTGGACAGACTCCTGGACTCGCTGTTCCCAGCAGGAGAAACGCGCAACTTCCGCAATCGATGGCAGGATTGGCTGTGGGACGAAGCATGGGCCATTACCCCCCATGAAACCCGTATGGCGATACTGGGAACCAAGAAAACCAACGTAGCCCCGGGAATAGACGGCATCAAAGCTACCTACTGGAAGAAGATCCCTCCAGTGATGATCGAGGAACTAACTAGGTGCCTTAATGCGTGTCTTAAGGATGGGATTTTTCCTGCTCCATGGAAGGAGGCCCGACTGGTTCTAATCCCCAAAACCGGTCAACCAACTCAGGAGGGAGCCAACGAGCTGCCGAGAGCACGCCCTATTTGTCTCCTTAATGAGATAGGGAAGGTTTTTGAGCGGGTCATCGCGGAGTGCATATACGCACACATGGCGGAACATGCGACCTCCAACCTGTCGCCACACCAATTTGGTTTCCGTAGGTGCCGGTCAACCTGCGACGCCATACTGGAAGTCCAGCGCATTATCCAAAACGCAACAACCAGAGGAGGTTACGCACTGGCTGTAGGATTGGACGTACAAAATGCGTTTAACTCAATCCCATGGATGACCATCCGCAACGCCCTTGCGGACAAGCGAATCCCGGATTATCTGCGAAGGATACTGGACGCGTACCTCAGTCAACGCTCAATCGTGTACCCGACGATAAACGGAGACGGGGGAAGAAGAGAGGTCCAGGCCGGAGTCCCTTAGGGGTCTGTTCTGGGTCCTTTACTCTGGAACATAGCCTTCGACAGGGTCCTTGAGGTAGACCTGGAAACGGAATGCTCGGTGGTGTGCTATGCCGATGACACGCTGGTAGTGGCTACCGCTCCCAGCATATTGGAGGTGCGCAGACGAGCCTGCGTGCAGGTCTCGAGGGTGCTGCGGAGTATCCGTAGGCTCGGACTCACCGTGGCCACCCCGAAAACGGAGGCCGTCCTGTTCCATCGTCCGGGAAGAGCACCGGCAGACCCGCCCAACATCTGGGTTGGAGATGGGGCTATCAGGATCCAACCAGCCATGACCTATCTGGGTGTGAAGCTGGATAGTGAGCTGACATACCTTCCGCACTTCAAATATGCGGCGGAAAAGGCGGACAGGGTAGCCGGAGCTTTGGCGCGACTTATGCCGAACCTCCGAGGCCCCGGGGAGAACAAACGCAGGTTGTATGCACATGTTCTCCACTCGGTGATACTCTACGGAGCTCCAGTCTGGGCCCAGAAGCTCTCGGCGTCACCGCGCGCATTGATGCCCTTGCGCAAGGCGCAGCGCACCATAGCGCAAAGGGTAATTGCTGCGTACCGTACGGTATCGCATGCGGCCGCCACTCTATTGGCCAGGATCCCGCCCATTCACTTGCTAGCGAACAAGCAGGCCAGCATCTTCTCTCAATTGAGGGAGCATGCGAGGAGAGAAGAGATAAATCCCGAGATCGAACGGGACGTAAGGAAAGAGGAGGAGAGGCGCCTGCGAGAGGAATGGCTCCGCAGTATCGCTGGCCCAGAAACTGCACCCGGGTGGAGGACCCGCGAGGCAATATTACCATTTTGCATAATCATACAGATTAGTAAATTCTAGTTTCTTAAGCGTTGTTTACAATGAGATTTTAATACGTAAGATTTAAGAGTTAAGCTTTAAGTCGTAAGCCATAGCATAAGCCGTTAAGTTATAATGTCTACAATAAACGCCATAAACTCATAGCTTTTAGCCTTAATGATCACAAAGAACCAATCAGAAAGCAGATAGTTCCGCAGGCGCAAAAGAAGGATAAAGCGCACGTTTTACAGCTGTAAATCACGTAAATgcaatggaaaaaaaagatttagtGTTCTTCTTTGCGGCAATTGCATGGGTGCAATTAGCCTCTTATTTGCTGTTAACAAAACAACGTAAAAGTAGAAATCGAAGATGGTGGATGCTACCAGATAAGCGAGAAAGACCTCATTTAGGAGCATAcactactttatttttaaagtataaacACACAAATcatgaagaattttttaaaatgatgagACTTACAGTAGAACAATTTGAAGAACTGCTCAATTTGACTAGGTCTGCCTTGATAAAGACTAGTATGCGAGAATCTCTGGATCCTGAATTCCGTCTAGCATTTACAGTGTGGTATGTATATCGCCCTGTTATGTACGTTCATTTACACACATTCtctctattttctattaaattgcATGTTCGCGCTTTTTTACAGCTTTCTAGCATCAGGGGACAGTTTTCCTTCAATGGCCAGATATTGGCGCATAGGCAGATCAacatcttataaaataattacagaaaCATGCAATGTTATTTGGCAACGTCTTCAAGGAACATATTTGAAGCCTCCTTCTCAAAAGGAGtggaaaaatattgagaaaggTTTTTATGATCGATGGAATTTTCCCAATTGTGTTGGAGCTCTAGATGGAAAGCACATCCGTGTGCAATGTCCACCCAATTCTGGTTCAGCATACTATAACTACAAAGGATATTATAGCATAGTATTGCTAGCTACATGTGATGCCAATTATGCATTTACTTTTGTAGACATTGGAGATTATGGTGAGAATACAtcatttagtattattttacaaagtttttgaaataataacaaatttttaaatatgcatataaaatatatattttaggatCATTATCAGACACAAGTATCCTCAGTGCATCGGCATTTGGACGTGCTCTAGAACGTGATGAATTAGATCTGCCACCACCAAAGGTATTACCAAACTCAACATTGCTAGTCAATCACTACTTCGTGGGTGATGAAATTTTTCCCTTGCGGTTAAATCTATTACGACCATATGCAAGAAAGAACTTGTTAGGAATTGCACAAAAAGTTTTCAATTATAGACTTTCAAGGGCACGACGTGTTATTGAGAACGCTTTTGGAATTCTCGTAACCAGGTGAGATCATTACTTgattagtaataaattattgtgatTCCTTATCAttgaattatacaaaaatcaaTGTCGATacagcgataaatatttttatattaggtGGAGAGTGCTGAGAACCACATTGGCCTTGCATCCAAATAATGTAGAGATTATAATTTCTGCTGTAGTctgtttacataattttatcatgaaaaaagaagaacaCATTGTTGGATTTAAATCATATTGTCCATCTGGTTATGTAGACTATTACGATGAAAATGGCAATGTTGTTTCTGGTTTGTGGCGAGGTGAAAACACTCCTGGAAGTATAACACGACTCAATCGAGTGGGGTCTAATCATGCTGCCACAGTTGCAATGAAGCAACAAGACACACTAGCTGCATATTTCACCTCAGATCAAGGACAAATTCTTTGGCAATGGGAAATTGTTAATAGAGgtcgaataataaatattccttaatttactaaataactgaaataaatttaattttattggtatttattttattatacatatacatgttaTTGTACAAAGCATATGTATACATTGTAGTATTTaacaaaactttaataaatatactttttacatatatatgtatacttattattatactttttatcacattatttattgtacttatcatttatactttaaattttaacagcCATATTATTCAGGTAATGTCTAATAGACgcatattcataaaaaaacattattgcacaataattaatctttgattagaaataaaactatCATTTTACTTCAATACTTTagacagaaataaaaagtctTAGAAATGTCAGTCTATCAAGAATtacaaaagtttaatgtaattgatattgactaaaaaaaatgcatattataaattattaaaacagagaaaataaaaacatattacaaaataaaaaagaatagcaTATGCgccaaattataataaaattatgtcttTTTTGCACTATATTGAAAGACAGAAtgtataaaaactaaaaactatattttgtatgtttaaAGATATACCTCAGTTACcgaacaatttataattatttgtcttGTGAATGAGTTGAAATAACTTGCATAATTGACATGAAACAAGTCAATTGCTGTTCATTCGGTACTCGTCTCATTGCTTCAGCTATTGCAGTGATATACGGATGGTGCTGTTCCACAGTAGCACGACTCAAATATGCTGTTGCCATTACATTGAGAGCATGAGAAGATTGACACAATACATTCTCCATTGTTTCCGTTGTTTTCTGCTTTTTTACTGCAAATTGATCTGGAGCTGGCACTTTCTTCTTCTGGATTACGTTATTCATGGTCTTAGTAACGATATCTGCAGCTGTCttcttttgtactttattatttttatttgtatactCAAATACATTATCCTCAGAGTCTATCAAAGTAACAGGAGATTGCTGATTTGAAGTTGATGATGTAATACTACAAGATTCATCAAGTGAAGGATTGCTAATACTGTAAGTTTCCTTAGCGTATGCTCAGTCAGGAAGTAGAATCGCTGAAGGCGTTAATTTACGGGATCAAGGACGAg from Linepithema humile isolate Giens D197 chromosome 2, Lhum_UNIL_v1.0, whole genome shotgun sequence encodes:
- the LOC105667698 gene encoding uncharacterized protein isoform X2 encodes the protein MEKKDLVFFFAAIAWVQLASYLLLTKQRKSRNRRWWMLPDKRERPHLGAYTTLFLKYKHTNHEEFFKMMRLTVEQFEELLNLTRSALIKTSMRESLDPEFRLAFTVCFLASGDSFPSMARYWRIGRSTSYKIITETCNVIWQRLQGTYLKPPSQKEWKNIEKGFYDRWNFPNCVGALDGKHIRVQCPPNSGSAYYNYKGYYSIVLLATCDANYAFTFVDIGDYGSLSDTSILSASAFGRALERDELDLPPPKVLPNSTLLVNHYFVGDEIFPLRLNLLRPYARKNLLGIAQKVFNYRLSRARRVIENAFGILVTRWRVLRTTLALHPNNVEIIISAVVCLHNFIMKKEEHIVGFKSYCPSGYVDYYDENGNVVSGLWRGENTPGSITRLNRVGSNHAATVAMKQQDTLAAYFTSDQGQILWQWEIVNRGRIINIP
- the LOC105667698 gene encoding uncharacterized protein isoform X3, translating into MEKKDLVFFFAAIAWVQLASYLLLTKQRKSRNRRWWMLPDKRERPHLGAYTTLFLKSALIKTSMRESLDPEFRLAFTVCFLASGDSFPSMARYWRIGRSTSYKIITETCNVIWQRLQGTYLKPPSQKEWKNIEKGFYDRWNFPNCVGALDGKHIRVQCPPNSGSAYYNYKGYYSIVLLATCDANYAFTFVDIGDYGSLSDTSILSASAFGRALERDELDLPPPKVLPNSTLLVNHYFVGDEIFPLRLNLLRPYARKNLLGIAQKVFNYRLSRARRVIENAFGILVTSDKYFYIRWRVLRTTLALHPNNVEIIISAVVCLHNFIMKKEEHIVGFKSYCPSGYVDYYDENGNVVSGLWRGENTPGSITRLNRVGSNHAATVAMKQQDTLAAYFTSDQGQILWQWEIVNRGRIINIP
- the LOC105667698 gene encoding uncharacterized protein isoform X1 yields the protein MEKKDLVFFFAAIAWVQLASYLLLTKQRKSRNRRWWMLPDKRERPHLGAYTTLFLKYKHTNHEEFFKMMRLTVEQFEELLNLTRSALIKTSMRESLDPEFRLAFTVCFLASGDSFPSMARYWRIGRSTSYKIITETCNVIWQRLQGTYLKPPSQKEWKNIEKGFYDRWNFPNCVGALDGKHIRVQCPPNSGSAYYNYKGYYSIVLLATCDANYAFTFVDIGDYGSLSDTSILSASAFGRALERDELDLPPPKVLPNSTLLVNHYFVGDEIFPLRLNLLRPYARKNLLGIAQKVFNYRLSRARRVIENAFGILVTSDKYFYIRWRVLRTTLALHPNNVEIIISAVVCLHNFIMKKEEHIVGFKSYCPSGYVDYYDENGNVVSGLWRGENTPGSITRLNRVGSNHAATVAMKQQDTLAAYFTSDQGQILWQWEIVNRGRIINIP
- the LOC105667699 gene encoding uncharacterized protein encodes the protein MTRKIVKRSTFLERNLRGEDRLQENSEEGEERPWKEFARNIMIQVGTMISARFEALESRLMPEQLIRPPLAARSSGNQDPQPTHPPVSGERGTGKRKKPTITENIKVKQPIVVVRGEGKGSNTGEAWTEVVRSKKGKKNKNMQKTNEADSRKPTRPEKSKQVQEKKKEKRTSRNGVQTRRRAPRTAAVAIKSRNPQCSYAEILTEARNKVSLTDLGIERFKVRKAANGGIVIEIPGADGAKKADALAGKLLEAFEGRREGEEVSISRPTVKGEIRMIGLDDTVNTAEIKKVVADIGGCKMDEVRTGQIRPMTNGMGLAWIQCPLAAAVKVGNMKKLRLGWTTIKVELVRQRPVQCYKCWRFGHLKATCPSDEDRNDRCYRCGETGHNATECNKSLHCLLCASQKKDSGHRMGSGQCDAHKTLIQGRKKVPRLGQAHDLLVQNIAELEVGIAVVSEPYCIPDSSFWHGSKDGRAAIYWSRDRLQHGCSLFRIGDNFVAISCGDIKIVSCYIPPEKGEDRAVTFRRALYGLEEVVRAAGPRVILCGDFNARSECWGSQITNWRGRALVNWARNIGLRIANVGNAPTCERPQGSSIVDLTWTTEELTTRITNWRVATEIETFSDHLGIIFSVSRRKKKKRGSCRSGRKPGWKTHRAGTSRKWMSTFSEHP